From a single Drosophila sulfurigaster albostrigata strain 15112-1811.04 chromosome 3, ASM2355843v2, whole genome shotgun sequence genomic region:
- the LOC133841919 gene encoding peroxiredoxin-6-like translates to MRLGQTIPNFTADTTKGPIKFHEWQGKSWVVLFSHPADFTPVCTTELGRIAVHQPEFAKRNTKCLAHSVDALNSHVDWVNDIKSYCLDIPGDFPYPIIADPTRDLAVSLGMLDEEQKKDPEVGKTIRALFIISPDHKVRLSMFYPMSTGRNVDEILRVIDSLQLVDRVKVIATPANWTPGTKVMILPTVSDDEANKLFPKGFDKVSMPSGVNYVRTTENY, encoded by the exons ATGCGTCTGGGTCAGACTATCCCCAACTTCACCGCCGACACCACCAAGGGCCCGATCAAGTTCCACGAATGGCAGGGCAAATC GTGGGTTGTGCTCTTCTCTCACCCCGCTGACTTTACGCCAGTGTGCACCACAGAACTGGGGAGGATTGCGGTGCATCAGCCGGAGTTCGCCAAGCGGAATACGAAGTGCTTGGCGCACTCGGTGGATGCTTTGAACTCGCATGTGGACTGGGTGAATGACATCAAGTCGTATTGCCTGGACATTCCCGGCGATTTCCCATATCCCATCATTGCCGATCCCACACGCGACTTGGCCGTATCCCTGGGCATGCTCGACGAGGAGCAGAAGAAGGATCCCGAGGTGGGCAAGACAATTCGCGCTCTCTTCATCATCAGCCCCGATCACAAGGTGCGCCTCTCCATGTTCTACCCCATGTCCACTGGCCGCAATGTCGA TGAAATCCTCCGAGTAATTGACTCCCTGCAGCTGGTTGATCGTGTCAAGGTGATTGCTACGCCCGCCAACTGGACT CCTGGTACTAAGGTCATGATTCTGCCCACTGTTAGCGACGATGAGGCCAACAAGCTGTTCCCCAAGGGCTTTGACAAGGTCTCGATGCCTTCTGGTGTGAACTATGTGCGCACCACGGAGAACTATTAA